Proteins encoded together in one Hymenobacter monticola window:
- a CDS encoding uroporphyrinogen-III synthase, which produces MAESAEQPGTGRHAKRISSILVTQPKPTNDVSPYFAIAEKYGIKVDFREFIEVQPVSYKDFRREKINILEFTAVIFTSRNAVDHFFRICQEAKLEMPAEMKYFCISEQTANYLQKYIVLRKRKLFVGERTAADLFDVIKKHKGEKFLYPCSDIRKEDLPVFMRANNIKFTEAVIYRTVASDLSDLAEVKYDCIAFFSPSGISSLFINFPDFVQDGTRIAAFGPTTAKAVLDAGLILDIEAPHPNAPSMTGAIEAYIRRHAQPDVGKASAKNTKPDA; this is translated from the coding sequence ATGGCCGAGAGTGCAGAACAGCCGGGTACCGGCCGGCATGCTAAGCGCATCAGCAGCATCCTGGTTACCCAGCCCAAACCCACCAACGACGTTTCTCCCTATTTCGCCATTGCGGAGAAGTACGGCATCAAAGTGGATTTCCGCGAGTTTATCGAGGTGCAGCCGGTGTCTTATAAAGACTTCCGGCGCGAAAAAATCAATATTCTGGAATTCACGGCCGTCATCTTCACGAGCCGCAACGCCGTCGACCATTTCTTCCGCATCTGCCAGGAGGCCAAGCTGGAAATGCCCGCAGAAATGAAATATTTCTGTATTTCCGAGCAGACAGCCAACTACTTGCAGAAATACATCGTGTTGCGCAAACGCAAGCTGTTTGTGGGCGAGCGCACGGCGGCCGATTTGTTCGACGTCATCAAAAAGCACAAAGGCGAGAAGTTTTTATACCCCTGCTCCGACATTCGCAAGGAAGACCTGCCGGTGTTCATGCGGGCCAACAACATCAAGTTCACGGAGGCCGTTATCTACCGCACGGTGGCCAGCGACCTATCCGACCTGGCCGAGGTGAAGTACGACTGCATTGCGTTTTTCAGCCCCTCCGGCATCAGTTCGCTCTTCATCAACTTCCCCGATTTCGTGCAGGATGGCACCCGCATTGCCGCTTTTGGCCCCACCACGGCCAAAGCCGTGCTCGATGCCGGCCTCATCCTCGACATCGAGGCACCACACCCCAATGCCCCGTCCATGACAGGGGCCATCGAGGCCTACATTCGCCGCCATGCCCAGCCCGACGTGGGCAAGGCCAGCGCTAAAAATACCAAACCCGACGCCTGA
- a CDS encoding toxin-antitoxin system YwqK family antitoxin, producing the protein MMLALFTVLPWACTRKTVSFKSTPDEPLAMVSDTLTTTGDTLNGKPSLSTARKAVLTKEQEKAAKDAEKDAQRKSKKKKKNVFLGEKMKKAFVKTGPKGRNQKITIFYYLKYPKPLNAYAPAYYYYDTKKRKILKLAAVEEDAAQLKIMHGPYKVMQNNKVLETGYYALGTRHLRWETFNQNGVLLTKTHYEMGFPRDANVSYYGEDRSKINEIVPYVNGKLEGDYAKFFQNGQPEWRGQFENGKRVGIWTKYWGFRSRRRYEYQYGESGYDPEVAEPELIREYSREAKLVFDKEKSLDTRNEPQADPNPARRPGYTPRTVPKAAPKVAPKRR; encoded by the coding sequence ATGATGCTGGCGCTATTCACGGTGCTGCCGTGGGCGTGCACCCGCAAAACGGTGTCGTTCAAAAGCACGCCCGACGAACCCTTGGCAATGGTGTCGGACACGCTGACCACGACCGGTGACACGCTCAACGGCAAGCCCTCGCTGAGCACGGCCCGCAAGGCGGTGCTCACCAAGGAGCAAGAAAAGGCCGCCAAGGACGCGGAGAAGGACGCCCAGCGAAAGTCGAAAAAGAAGAAGAAAAACGTCTTCCTGGGCGAGAAGATGAAGAAGGCCTTCGTGAAGACCGGCCCGAAAGGCCGCAATCAGAAAATCACCATCTTCTACTACCTGAAGTACCCCAAACCGCTTAATGCCTACGCGCCGGCCTATTACTACTACGACACCAAGAAGCGGAAGATTCTGAAGCTGGCGGCGGTGGAGGAAGACGCCGCGCAACTCAAAATCATGCACGGCCCCTACAAGGTAATGCAGAACAACAAGGTGCTAGAAACCGGTTACTACGCCCTCGGCACCCGGCACCTGCGCTGGGAAACCTTCAACCAAAACGGCGTGCTGCTCACCAAGACGCACTACGAAATGGGCTTCCCGCGCGACGCCAACGTGAGCTACTACGGCGAAGACCGGAGCAAAATCAACGAAATTGTGCCCTATGTGAACGGCAAGCTTGAGGGCGACTACGCCAAGTTCTTCCAGAACGGCCAGCCCGAATGGCGCGGCCAGTTCGAGAACGGCAAGCGCGTGGGCATCTGGACCAAGTACTGGGGCTTCCGCAGCCGCCGCCGCTACGAGTACCAGTACGGCGAGTCGGGCTACGACCCCGAGGTGGCCGAACCCGAGCTCATCCGCGAGTACAGCCGCGAGGCCAAGCTCGTCTTCGACAAAGAAAAGAGCCTCGACACGCGCAACGAGCCCCAGGCCGACCCCAACCCGGCCCGCCGCCCCGGCTACACCCCCCGCACCGTTCCCAAAGCCGCACCTAAGGTGGCGCCGAAGCGGCGGTAG
- a CDS encoding cyanophycinase: MPTETSAAAPLGTLVMLGGGDDDPMLALLARLLPDRHAPIEILTTASRRQPARTAAAYAHALHQQGCPHVRHLQVCEDYPADAPETLQRLRDAALVFMSGGDQERITEFLLGTEFLNILRHKYATERQFFVAGTSAGASAMAEVMLVHGHGWRSLLGGQIEVKPGLGLLPGVLLDQHFAERGRYPRLMHAVLARPALLGIGLSEETGLIVRAGQPAEVFGEEAVVVVDAADATHNNLPTLAADEVISGHNLRLHLLVAGQHLDLATRAVK, encoded by the coding sequence ATGCCCACTGAAACTTCTGCCGCCGCGCCCCTCGGCACTCTCGTCATGCTGGGCGGCGGCGACGACGACCCCATGCTGGCCCTGCTGGCCCGCCTGCTGCCCGACCGCCACGCCCCCATCGAAATCCTCACCACCGCCAGCCGCCGCCAGCCCGCCCGCACCGCCGCTGCCTACGCCCACGCCCTGCACCAGCAAGGCTGCCCCCACGTGCGCCACCTGCAAGTGTGCGAAGACTATCCCGCCGACGCCCCCGAAACGCTCCAGCGCCTGCGCGACGCCGCCTTGGTGTTCATGAGCGGCGGCGACCAGGAGCGCATCACCGAATTTCTGCTGGGCACCGAGTTCCTGAACATCCTCCGCCATAAGTATGCAACCGAGCGTCAGTTCTTTGTGGCCGGCACCAGCGCCGGTGCCAGCGCCATGGCCGAGGTGATGCTGGTGCACGGCCACGGCTGGCGCAGCCTGCTCGGCGGCCAGATTGAGGTGAAGCCCGGCCTGGGCTTGCTGCCGGGCGTGCTGCTCGACCAGCACTTTGCCGAGCGCGGCCGTTACCCGCGCCTCATGCACGCCGTGCTGGCCCGGCCCGCGCTGCTCGGCATCGGCCTGAGCGAAGAAACCGGCCTCATCGTGCGCGCCGGCCAGCCCGCCGAGGTATTTGGCGAGGAAGCCGTGGTGGTGGTGGATGCCGCCGACGCGACCCACAACAACCTGCCCACCCTGGCCGCGGACGAGGTCATCAGCGGCCACAACCTGCGGCTGCACCTGCTGGTGGCCGGCCAACACTTGGATTTGGCCACGCGGGCGGTGAAGTAG
- the lipB gene encoding lipoyl(octanoyl) transferase LipB yields MASSVEPLSALPSAAVLPAGAGPGPNRTLQVQRLGLVEYVPTWELQEELMAATLAIKTHNRQAEATGDAPLPTPNHLVLCEHPHTYTLGKSGKPEHLLLDEEALTAHHASFHRINRGGDITYHGPGQLVGYPILDLDNFRNDIHWYLRTLEEAVIRTLAEYGLRAGRIAGLTGVWLDWEEGAPNPRKICALGVKCSRWVTLHGLALNVNPDLSYFGHIVPCGITDKAVTSLAQELGTSPAPTVAEVQERLLRHLTELLAAAEPSASPNSPTSSANAPS; encoded by the coding sequence ATGGCTTCTTCCGTCGAACCGCTTTCAGCGCTGCCGTCCGCTGCCGTCCTGCCCGCCGGTGCTGGCCCTGGTCCCAACCGGACGCTGCAAGTCCAGCGCCTCGGCCTGGTGGAGTACGTGCCCACTTGGGAGCTGCAGGAAGAGCTGATGGCGGCCACGCTGGCCATTAAAACCCACAACCGCCAGGCCGAAGCCACCGGCGATGCCCCGTTGCCCACGCCCAACCACCTGGTGCTCTGCGAGCACCCGCACACCTACACGCTGGGCAAAAGCGGCAAGCCCGAGCATTTGCTGCTTGACGAGGAAGCCCTGACGGCGCACCACGCCAGCTTCCACCGCATCAACCGCGGCGGCGACATCACCTATCACGGCCCCGGCCAGCTGGTGGGCTACCCCATCCTCGACCTCGACAACTTCCGCAACGACATCCACTGGTACCTGCGCACGCTGGAGGAGGCCGTCATCCGCACCCTGGCCGAATACGGCCTGCGTGCCGGCCGCATTGCTGGCCTCACCGGCGTGTGGCTCGACTGGGAAGAGGGCGCGCCCAACCCGCGCAAAATCTGCGCTCTGGGCGTGAAGTGCAGCCGCTGGGTCACGCTGCACGGCTTGGCCCTGAACGTGAACCCCGATTTGTCGTATTTCGGCCACATCGTGCCCTGCGGCATCACCGACAAAGCCGTCACGTCTCTTGCCCAGGAGTTAGGAACCTCACCCGCCCCTACGGTGGCCGAGGTGCAGGAGCGCCTGCTGCGCCACCTGACGGAACTATTGGCGGCGGCCGAACCGTCTGCCTCACCAAATTCACCTACATCCAGCGCCAACGCCCCCTCGTGA
- the mgtE gene encoding magnesium transporter produces the protein MQPQTVETITSLIQEGEFFKLKQLLRDFQPSELVALIEAEEDREQLIIFRLLPLKLATEVFEYLDLEVQRHFLANLAQDKMADILNEMSPDDRTALLEFLPANFVAELVQSLSEEERKVTLQLLGYPEYSVGRLMTPDYIAIRENWTVQQVLDYIRQHGGQSETLSMLYVTDAHGVLIDDIRIREFLLSAPAARVRDLMDRRYVSLNAAQDQEEAIDIFRRNDRIALPVVSDSGILLGIVTQDDILSIREEEDTEDIQKLGGSEALDEPYLTMPLMRLVQKRAGWLVVLFLGELLTASAMQFFEGELQKAIVLMQFVPLIISSGGNSGSQATSLIIRAMALGEFTLGEWWRVLRREIITGLALGLILGLVGFGRIAIWQSITPIYGEHWVLVALTVGVALVGIVLWGSLAGSMLPLLLKKLGLDPATSSAPFVATLVDVTGLIIYFTVALLLLRGTLL, from the coding sequence ATGCAGCCGCAGACCGTGGAAACCATCACGTCCCTGATTCAGGAGGGCGAATTTTTTAAGTTAAAGCAGCTGCTTCGCGATTTCCAGCCCTCGGAGCTGGTGGCGCTCATTGAGGCCGAAGAGGACCGGGAACAGCTCATCATCTTTCGGCTGCTGCCGCTCAAGCTGGCCACCGAGGTGTTCGAATACCTCGATTTGGAGGTGCAACGGCACTTCCTGGCCAACCTGGCCCAGGACAAGATGGCCGACATCCTCAACGAGATGTCGCCCGACGACCGCACGGCCCTGCTGGAGTTTCTGCCCGCCAACTTCGTGGCCGAGCTGGTGCAAAGCCTGAGCGAGGAAGAACGCAAGGTGACGCTGCAACTGCTGGGCTACCCCGAATACTCGGTGGGCCGGCTGATGACGCCCGACTACATCGCCATCCGCGAGAACTGGACGGTGCAGCAGGTGCTCGACTACATCCGCCAGCACGGCGGGCAGTCCGAAACGCTGAGCATGCTCTACGTGACCGATGCCCACGGCGTGCTCATCGACGACATCCGCATTCGGGAGTTTCTGCTCTCGGCGCCCGCCGCCCGGGTGCGCGACCTCATGGACCGCCGCTACGTGAGCCTGAACGCCGCCCAGGACCAGGAGGAAGCCATTGATATTTTCCGGCGCAACGACCGCATTGCCCTGCCCGTGGTGTCAGATTCGGGCATTCTGCTTGGCATCGTGACGCAGGACGACATCCTCAGCATTCGCGAGGAAGAAGACACCGAGGACATTCAGAAGCTGGGCGGCTCCGAGGCACTGGACGAGCCTTACCTCACCATGCCGCTCATGCGGCTGGTGCAGAAGCGGGCCGGCTGGCTGGTGGTGCTGTTTCTGGGCGAACTGCTCACGGCTTCGGCCATGCAGTTCTTCGAGGGCGAGCTGCAAAAGGCCATCGTGCTCATGCAGTTCGTGCCGCTCATCATCAGCTCCGGGGGCAACTCGGGCTCGCAGGCCACCTCGCTCATCATCCGGGCCATGGCGCTGGGCGAGTTCACGCTGGGCGAGTGGTGGCGGGTGCTGCGGCGCGAAATCATCACGGGCCTGGCCCTGGGTTTGATTCTGGGGCTGGTGGGCTTCGGGCGCATTGCCATCTGGCAAAGCATCACGCCCATCTACGGCGAGCATTGGGTGCTGGTGGCCCTCACGGTGGGCGTGGCGCTGGTGGGCATTGTGCTGTGGGGCTCGTTGGCGGGCTCCATGCTGCCGCTGCTGCTCAAGAAGCTGGGGCTGGACCCGGCCACTTCGTCGGCGCCCTTTGTAGCCACGCTGGTAGACGTAACGGGGCTGATTATCTATTTCACCGTGGCCCTGCTGCTTTTGCGCGGCACGCTGCTGTAA
- a CDS encoding MraY family glycosyltransferase yields MNQINIPLGLSWMWALLVSLFAVPSIIYIAHLKNMLDTPNGRTVHQSLTPRLGGVAVFAGFMSALTIFAPLRNGVQEMLAGCIILFFVGLKDDLVGMSVSKKFVGQLLATGIVMIMADVRLTSFQGILGIGTLPVGISYAFTFFVIVGITNAINLIDGLDGLAGTIVSIICCTFGYYFYAYGGSGYGNYVYVAVCLVGGLFGFLRYNFHRAPIFMGDTGSLVCGFIVSVLAIQFIEMGLHVGQPFGSAAPSVAVGILFVPLFDTLRVFSLRMLAGKSPFSPDKNHIHHRILAMGFQQISTVLLLGLLNILVILFVIRFAYLGNTVLIVALAVFSALLSIFFGVYQSRISRRQLLAAENGN; encoded by the coding sequence ATGAATCAAATTAATATTCCTCTGGGCTTGTCCTGGATGTGGGCGCTGCTGGTGTCACTGTTCGCGGTGCCTTCCATCATCTACATCGCCCACCTCAAAAACATGCTCGACACGCCCAACGGGCGCACCGTGCACCAGTCGCTCACCCCGCGGCTCGGGGGCGTGGCCGTGTTTGCCGGGTTTATGTCGGCCCTCACCATTTTCGCGCCGCTCCGCAACGGGGTGCAGGAAATGCTGGCCGGCTGCATCATCCTGTTTTTTGTGGGACTGAAAGATGACCTGGTGGGCATGTCGGTGTCCAAGAAGTTCGTGGGCCAGCTCCTGGCTACCGGCATCGTGATGATAATGGCCGATGTGCGCCTGACCAGCTTCCAGGGCATTCTGGGCATCGGCACCCTGCCGGTGGGCATCAGCTACGCCTTCACCTTCTTCGTAATCGTGGGCATCACCAACGCCATCAACCTCATCGACGGGCTCGATGGCCTGGCCGGTACCATCGTGTCCATCATCTGCTGCACGTTTGGCTACTACTTCTACGCGTACGGCGGCTCCGGCTACGGCAACTATGTGTACGTGGCCGTGTGCCTGGTGGGCGGCCTGTTTGGCTTTTTGCGCTACAACTTTCACCGCGCCCCCATCTTCATGGGCGACACCGGTTCCTTGGTTTGCGGCTTCATTGTGTCGGTGCTGGCCATTCAGTTTATTGAGATGGGCCTGCACGTGGGCCAACCTTTCGGCTCGGCCGCACCTTCGGTAGCCGTAGGTATCTTGTTCGTGCCCTTATTCGATACGCTGCGGGTGTTCTCGTTGCGCATGCTAGCCGGCAAGTCGCCCTTCTCGCCCGACAAAAACCACATCCACCACCGCATCCTGGCCATGGGCTTCCAGCAAATCAGCACCGTGCTGCTGCTGGGCCTGCTCAACATCTTGGTGATTCTGTTTGTCATCCGCTTCGCCTACCTCGGCAACACCGTTCTCATTGTGGCATTGGCCGTGTTCTCGGCCTTGCTCAGCATATTCTTTGGGGTTTATCAAAGCCGAATTTCCCGCCGGCAGCTTTTAGCCGCCGAAAACGGCAACTAA
- a CDS encoding PorP/SprF family type IX secretion system membrane protein has translation MKGTLLATLLFAAAAGSAYAQQQPQFTHYGFNGMALNPAYAGIKGQGEVNLIGRYQYFNYGNYGDANGSPRTGLISASLPILATGGGVGAVVYYDQVGQSKMTNASLSYSQHIKMGSGKLGIGIQGIYTYLSKGTYIALDPYDVNVPSGASDSKFDAGVGLWYESPKFYAGLSMNNLLRSKYTFQSAGIANPQTGKIEGTPQQYIAENHAYFTAGYNIDASSSVVVTPTVLVKSVLPGDFSSSNKFSNSKNYSFEGGVRATIDDKYWIGANYRTEESVSGLLGISFAKDNAVRLGYAFDFIAFNQDARAFSSHEIMLSYRLPKPSPNIRPAIRTPRYSF, from the coding sequence ATGAAAGGAACGTTACTCGCGACCCTGCTTTTCGCGGCCGCGGCCGGTTCGGCGTATGCCCAACAGCAGCCCCAGTTCACCCACTACGGTTTTAATGGCATGGCTTTGAACCCGGCTTACGCTGGCATCAAAGGACAAGGTGAGGTGAACCTCATCGGCCGTTACCAGTATTTCAACTATGGTAACTACGGCGATGCCAACGGTTCGCCCCGCACCGGCCTCATTTCGGCCTCGCTGCCCATCTTGGCCACCGGCGGTGGTGTGGGCGCCGTGGTTTACTACGACCAGGTAGGCCAGTCGAAGATGACCAATGCGTCGCTTTCGTACTCGCAGCACATCAAGATGGGTTCGGGCAAACTGGGCATCGGCATCCAAGGCATTTACACCTACCTGAGCAAAGGCACCTACATCGCCCTCGACCCATACGACGTGAACGTGCCCAGCGGCGCTTCCGATAGCAAGTTCGACGCAGGTGTAGGCTTGTGGTACGAGTCGCCCAAATTCTACGCGGGTCTAAGCATGAACAACCTGCTCCGCTCGAAATACACGTTTCAGAGCGCCGGTATCGCAAACCCGCAAACCGGTAAGATAGAGGGCACTCCCCAGCAGTACATCGCCGAAAACCATGCTTATTTCACGGCCGGCTACAATATCGATGCCTCGTCGTCCGTTGTAGTGACGCCAACGGTGTTGGTGAAATCCGTTCTGCCGGGTGACTTCTCCAGCAGCAACAAATTCAGTAATTCTAAGAACTACTCCTTTGAGGGCGGTGTTCGCGCTACTATCGACGACAAATACTGGATTGGTGCCAACTACCGGACCGAGGAATCCGTTTCGGGCCTGTTAGGCATCAGCTTCGCCAAAGACAATGCCGTGCGCTTGGGCTATGCCTTCGACTTCATTGCCTTCAACCAAGACGCCCGTGCGTTCAGCTCGCACGAAATTATGCTCTCCTACCGCTTGCCCAAGCCGTCGCCCAATATCCGCCCGGCTATCCGCACGCCCCGTTACAGCTTCTAA
- a CDS encoding YraN family protein — MAHAPHELGQAGEAAAAAYFETRGYEVLALGYRHGRAEVDLVLRQGQALLVFAEVKTRSSGQYGTPETFVSARKKELFRLAATHLQEELDWRGDIRFDIVALTQLSQGFRIEHFEDAFY, encoded by the coding sequence ATGGCCCACGCGCCCCACGAATTAGGACAAGCCGGCGAAGCCGCCGCCGCCGCGTATTTTGAAACCCGCGGCTACGAAGTGCTGGCACTCGGCTACCGTCATGGCCGTGCCGAAGTGGACCTAGTGCTGCGCCAGGGCCAGGCCCTGCTGGTTTTTGCGGAAGTGAAAACCCGCTCCTCGGGCCAGTACGGCACGCCGGAAACCTTTGTCTCGGCCCGCAAAAAAGAACTGTTTCGCCTCGCGGCCACGCATCTGCAGGAAGAGCTGGACTGGCGCGGCGACATTCGCTTCGACATCGTGGCTCTGACACAGCTCAGCCAGGGCTTCCGCATCGAGCACTTTGAAGACGCGTTTTATTAG
- a CDS encoding DUF4271 domain-containing protein, which yields MATRGALQWGWLLLCSLWLALPGSWHPARASEYKQLPPASPTSLSTDWLIHDAARNRLIFYLPGYHQPAHAYYQWVRLSRGQSFPLSFAAQPGLSLFIDNQLVFTARTATTYSLDLAHLLPAQLPAGSHLLAVWQPDGYPALSSFSGVSTPNSAAGPAASKLVQAAQPRLPGPQGQNVYLSFLLVLGLCYGAVRTTYQPGLARIFQVEELFGNGSDQQAFLAKPAFSLLNLLLVLLFALSFALLLTAIHTDLQNLPLLRQFFNVPETAIVARVLLYTAIITAFVFGKYVYVGILGYTFGLQPLVDVQYREFLRTTLLAGLVLPLVLLLYLGLNTGHPRTVAWAASAAIALVLVGSVIRVGHTLHQHASLMNLHLFAYLCATEVLPLLVLLKLIVFTY from the coding sequence ATGGCCACGCGCGGTGCTCTTCAATGGGGTTGGCTGCTACTGTGCAGCCTCTGGCTGGCGCTGCCCGGCAGCTGGCACCCGGCCCGGGCCAGCGAATACAAGCAATTGCCCCCCGCCTCGCCCACGTCGCTATCAACCGATTGGCTGATTCACGACGCCGCGCGCAACCGCCTCATCTTCTACCTGCCGGGCTATCACCAGCCCGCTCACGCCTACTACCAGTGGGTGCGCCTCAGCCGCGGCCAGTCGTTCCCGCTGTCCTTTGCCGCGCAGCCCGGCCTGAGCTTGTTCATCGATAACCAGCTTGTTTTCACGGCACGCACCGCCACCACCTACTCGCTCGACCTCGCGCACCTCCTGCCTGCGCAGCTACCGGCCGGCTCGCACCTGCTCGCGGTGTGGCAGCCCGACGGCTACCCGGCCTTGTCGTCCTTTTCCGGCGTCAGCACCCCTAACTCCGCCGCTGGCCCGGCCGCTTCGAAGCTTGTGCAGGCGGCGCAGCCCCGCTTGCCCGGCCCCCAGGGCCAGAACGTGTACCTGAGCTTTCTGCTAGTGCTGGGGTTGTGCTACGGCGCTGTGCGCACCACCTACCAGCCGGGCCTGGCCCGCATTTTTCAGGTAGAGGAGCTGTTCGGCAACGGCAGCGACCAGCAGGCTTTCCTGGCCAAGCCGGCCTTTTCGCTGCTCAACCTGCTGCTGGTGCTGCTGTTCGCGCTGTCGTTTGCACTGCTGCTCACCGCCATTCACACCGACCTGCAAAACCTGCCCCTGCTACGGCAGTTCTTCAACGTGCCCGAAACCGCCATCGTCGCGCGGGTGCTGCTTTACACCGCCATCATCACGGCCTTCGTATTCGGCAAGTACGTTTACGTCGGCATTCTGGGCTACACGTTTGGCTTACAGCCCTTGGTCGATGTGCAGTACCGCGAGTTTCTGCGCACCACGCTGCTCGCAGGCTTGGTGCTGCCGCTCGTGCTGCTGCTGTACCTTGGCCTCAACACGGGGCATCCGCGCACCGTGGCCTGGGCGGCCAGCGCCGCCATCGCCTTGGTTCTGGTGGGCTCGGTCATCCGGGTGGGGCACACCCTGCACCAGCACGCTTCGTTGATGAATCTACATTTGTTTGCCTACCTTTGTGCCACTGAAGTACTGCCCTTACTAGTTTTACTTAAACTTATCGTTTTTACGTACTGA